In Campylobacter showae, the genomic stretch AGCTGAAATTTGTAAAATTTCTAGGAATTCTACAAATAAAATTATAAAAAAAGATTAGAATTCTTATGTCTAAAGAGTGTGAAAAAATATCTAAGTTTTCAGGCGAGATAGAGATAGATGAAAGTTACTCCAGATATAAAAGAGTAAGAGGCAAGATAGGTAGAGGCGTAGCAAACAAAAACACCGGTATTCAGTATGCTAAAGCGTGACGGTAAGGTCTATACCCAAATAGTCAAAAACTGCTCTGCTAGTGAGTTGATACCGATAGACTATCTCCGTGAGACATCCAGTTATTGAGAAATGCACCTCAATCAATGCCCAAGATTGCCTTTATAAATATCAAGAATATATTGACTATTATCAAGATTAATAATATAATAAAGGTACTCATGTTGGAAGGAGTGGAAAATGGCTGTAAATTACAATAAGCTTTGGAAGTTATTAATTGACAGAGGATTGAACAAAACCCAATTGAAAGATCTGGCGCATGTCAGCACGAACGCTATAGCAAAGCTTGGTAAAAATGAACCAGTGTCAATAGAAACCTTAGTAAAAATCTGCATTGCATTAGAGTGCAACGTCGGAGATATTATGGATATTGTCAACAAGGAAACTGAATATGGAATTAAACAAGATATATAATATGGATTGTGTGGAAGGAATAAATAGTCTTGTTCCAGATGAGAGCATTGATTTAATCATCGCTGATCCGCCATATTTCAAAGTTGTTGGCGAAAAATGGGATTATATATGGCGAACGGAAGAAGATTATCTCGAATGGTCAAAGGTATGGATAAAAGAAGCAGTACGTGTTATTCGTATAGGGGGGAGCTTTTATTTATTTGGGTATTTTAGAATGCTAAGCAGATTGCTCCCAATTCTTGAAGATGCCGGGCTAGAATTAAGGCAACAAATCATCTTGAATAAAGGCATGCAAGCAGTATCTGGGCGAGCCACTAAGAATTATAAGATATTTCCTAATGTAACTGAAAGCATCTTATTTCTCTATAAAGACCCCAAACCTTTTGCAAAATCCTTCTTAAGGCAACGACAGAAAGATTTGTGCTTAACGGCAAAAGAAATCAATGAGAAGCTTGGCGTAAAATCGAACGGGGGCGGTATGTGGAGTATTTATACGGGAAAAAATGTTTGCAAACAGCTTCCAACTGAAGAATTATGGAATAAGCTTCAGATAATTCTTGATTTTGATATCCCATATAGTAAAATTTCGCAAACATATAATGCCCAACTTGGTATAACCGATGTCTGGGGCGATATAAATTTTTATTCAGAAAAAAGGTTTCACCCAACGCAGAAACCACAAAAACTCATTGATAGATTAGTTATCGCAAGTAGCAATAAAGGTGATATAGTACTTGATCCGTTTATGGGTGGAGGTTCGACCGCTGTCTCATGCGTTTTAAATTCGAGAAACTATATTGGTTTTGAGTTAGATAAAGAGTATTATGATAAATCGATAGAAAGATTGAATTGCAGACAACTGAGCCTTCTGATTTAAGTGGAAGGCTCAGAAATCAAGCAAGTTCTGGAAACTTGCTTTTTATTTCAGTCGGAATATCTGATTTCTTGGGGATAATCAATGGTAGATATATCTCTTCTGCAAAAGTGTCGCAAAGATCCGCATTGGTAATTCCGTTTTGCACTCTGAACTTTTCTAAAAGATTAAGTAGCTCCCTTTTGGAAGAGCTAGTTGTTAAACTACCCATTTGCACTCTGAACTTTTCTAAAAGATTAAGTGGCTCCATTTTGGAATAGCCAGTTATTGAACCATCCATTAATCGACAAATAACCTTCTGCAAAGAATCAATAGTAATTGTTGTTGCTCGTGCGTAATCTACCAATGGCTTCAGCTCATCTTCATAAGTGTTATTCATTGTGGGAAATACAAGTGTGTTAATCGAGCCATCAGTTTTTATTATAGATTTATAAATTAGCACAGGCTTTGTCAGGGCAAATTTGAACTCGTATGGCCACATATTAAATGGAGCTTTGGATTTCGAACTTGCACGAATGTTAAGGTAATAATCCACCATGCAATAAGCAAAGCCCTTATTAAGAGAGTCGACTTCCCATATCGTTGCTTTAATATCGTTGTTTGATGAATCGTATATATCTAAGAATTCAAACAGCACGAAGTAATATTTTATCGGCTCAATGACTTCTGCAAATTCTGTTTCGTTACGAAGGCTAATCAACCACTTCGAGTCGTCTTTTCTATCGATGTTTGTAGAGCCACAAGCAGAGCAACTTGTTTCCAGGCTTGAAACAACAGTCTTACAATTTAAACAAACTCCAAGTTGATCAACGCGATAGCAAGTTTTTATTTCTCCATAACCCCCATTGTTCATTACCAAGTCATATCCACGCGCACCGGATTTTCCGCCGGGGTATCCTGTAACCACACTTACAAGGTGCTGCCCTACATAGCCCATTCTTGCTTGCGGAGTTTGCTGTGTGATTTCCGACCATGCGTTAACTTTAGTCCTTAAATCAACATATAAGTCCTTAATTAAAGCTTCAGATGCTTCCAAAGTTTGTAATCGGTAATTAAGCATTGCTTTCCTTCTCCTCGACTAAAAGCATGTAAGATTTGATTTCGAGTGCTTCGGCAATCTTCTGAATGTTCTCCAAAGAGACATTTCGCTGAAAGCACTCTATATCGCTGATGTATGTGCGATGAAGCCCACAAAGCTCGGCAAGCTTCTCCTGAGAATATTCCTTTTGGGTGCGGAATTTTCGAAGATTTGTTCCGAAAAGTTCTTTAATGTTCATGGTCTAGTTCTCTCCTATTCTAAAATTATATGATAATCAACAGAAGGCTATAAGTCTACAGACGATAAGTGGCATCCAGTGTATATGAAAACTGCTAAAGAGAGATTGTGTCGCAGTAGGAAAAAGTCCTGGAAGCCCTTAGCTTCGATCTTCCGAATCCGCACTAGAAGCCGGGCAAGCTGAACAACAGAAAAAGATTTTCGACACTGCCTGTCGCGCCATGCTTTTTGATATCTGCGAACAGCACAGCCTACATCTGGATCGTGAGCTAGAATATGGTGGTAGAAAATATTTGGAGAAGCGGAACCGCATCCTGATGAAGCAAAAGATCACGGTTTGGGATCGGACAACTTCAGCAAAGGAAGCTGAGTTTCAGGTCATCGTTGTTCGCAACGAGGATATGTTAATTTTATTTTTCATGCCTATTTTTTGTCCGTAAATTGGCCGTTTTTGCGCGTTTTGCCGAGCGCCTCGACTTTCTAGTGATACCTTCGCGAGAGCTGGGACATCTAGGCGCAATTGTACCTAAATTTGGGCTAAATTTGACTGCCTTTGCAGGCCTTTTGCAAACGGCACGCCTTTGAGATTTGCTCAAGCGGCGCGCGTTTCATTTCATCTATTTTTTAAGCATTTAAACCCCTAATGCAAAAGATTATCTTTAAATTTAGCCGATATTTGCCCGTACGGTGACGAAACCGCCCGGTTGACGCCGTAGCAAATCACGTAACACGCCCGCGGCACGCGACGTCGGCGAGATCAAATGTGTCAGCAATTATGATCTTTAAAATTTGATTTTCCGCACCTAAAATTTGCGCGATCCCAAAATACTGTGCGAATTCCAAAGCCAATTTAAATTTGCAAATTTAGCGCAAATTTAAATCGCATCAGCCCTGCCACACGGCCCAAATTTAGCTACTTTATGAACCCGACCTGCGGTAAAATTTCAGCTAGTGCCGCGTCCTTTTTCTCGTTAAATTTGACCTTGTTTTGCTCAAAAAGATTATTTCCGTGCGCGTCTATGGAGACGATGAGCGGACCAAACTCCTTCACGCGGTACTTCCACAACGTCTCTGGCATCCCAAGCTCCGTCCAGTCCGCGCTCTCGATCTCCTCGACCTGCGTCGCGGCCACCACCGCGCAGCCCGCAGGAAATACGCAGTGTATCGCGCCAAACTCCTTGCAGCCGCTCATCGTGCCCTCTCCCATGCCACCTTTGCCGACTATCAGGCGCACGCCCGTTTTAGCGATAAATTCGCGCTCGAATTTCTCCATCCGCATGCTCGTAGTCGGCCCCACGGAGACTATTTCAAAGCTTTTTTCACCGGTTTTTCTGATGATCGGCCCCGCGTGCAAGATCGCGCCACCGCGGATATCAAGCGGTAGCTCGCGGCCCTCCTGCACGACGCGTCTGTGCGGCACGTCGCGGCAGGTGACGATGTGTCCGGTTAGGTAGATCACGTCGCCGATTTTGATATCCGCTAGATCATCGGGCGCGATCGGCGTGGTTAAAATTTTCTTACTCATAGCGCGAACTCCTTGTGCGATTTTACGTCGAAATTTAGCCCCGCATCCCAGACGATGTGCCCTTTGCGGTGCGACCAGCAGCCCACGTTTACGGCGACGGCGATGACGCTAGGATGGCGGGCGCAGTTTTCGATATGCACGCCCATGACCGAGCTTGCGCCGCTCATGCCTTGCGGGCCGAGGCCGATTTTATTTATGCCATCTTCGAGTAGCTTTTCGGTTAGCGCGGCTCGCTCGTTTGGATTTGTCGAGCCAAGAGGCCTCATCAATGCTTTTTTAGATAGCAAGGATGCCACGTCGATCGAGGTGCCCACGCCCACTAGTAGCGGCGGACAGGCGTTTATGCCGTAGCTCGTCATTATATCCATGACGAATTTCACGACGCCCTCATAGCCCATGCCGGGCATCAGCACGGTCGCCTTGCCGGGCAGGCTACAGCCGCCGCCAGCCATATAGGTGTGTATCTCGCACTCGCTGCTTTGCGGCACGATCTCCCAAAATACGCTCGGCGTGCCCTTGCCGACGTTTTTACCGGTGTTGTACTCGTCAAAGGTCTCGACGCTGTTGTGACGCAGCGGAGCCTCGCGCGTCGCTCGCAGTACTGCCTCGCGCAGCAGCTCCTCAAGCTCGCCGATGAGCGGGAAGTTCGCTCCGCAGCGCACGAAAAACTGTATCACGCCCGTATCCTGGCAGGACGGACGATCTAGCTCCTTGGCTAGGCGCTGATTTTCAAACATCGTTTTGTAGATCTCTCTCGCCAGCGGCTGCGTCTCGCGCTCGGCGAGCTCGCTTAGTTTCGCCGTCACGTCATCGGGCAGCACCTTGCCCGTGTAGCCGACGAATTTCGCCATGACCTCGGTCATCTTTTGCACGGCTTTTTCTTTATCCATCGCTTCTCCTTTGCTGGTTTTTACTTTCAAATTTTTCGGCGGCGCCCGCTAGGACGCAGCCCGCAGCGTAGCAGAGCAGATCGGCGAAATCAAACGTCCCGCCGATCATTACTTTTAAAATTTTATTTTCTATGCCTAAAATTTGCACGGCGCCCAGATACTGCGCAAGCTCCAAAGCTGCCGCAAACGCGAAAATTTTAAGCGGTAAATTTAAAGGCGGCTCGCTAAAAGTAGCCCGCGTCAACGTGTAAAGCAAGATAACCGCCAAAACATCGCCCGCGTAGTGGCGCACGAAGCCGCCCTTTACGCAGATCGCTATGTAAATTTCGATCGCTAAAATCAAAACCGCCACGGCTAAAAACGCTAGCCTCGTTCTCGCGCTTTGCCTCGTTTGCATATTTTGCGCAAGCTTTGTAGCGCTTTTTTGCTCTCTTAAATTTGCCTCTCGCAACGCTTTCCTTTTAAATTTAGCCGTTAAATTTGCCTCGCGCGTGGCGTAAATTCAGAGATGATTTATCAGGCTCGCGTTGTACGCGGCGCCGAAGCCGTTGTCGATATTTACGACGCTCACGCCGTTTGCGCAGCTGTTTAGCATCGCTAGCAGCGCCGCTAGCCCGCCAAAGCTCGCGCCGTATCCCACGCTGGTGGGCACCGCGATCACCGGCACCCTCACGAGGCCTGCCAGCACGCTAGCTAGTGCACCCTCCATGCCGGCTACTGCGATCACGACCTTTGCGCCGCGTATCTGCTCTAAATTTGCGATCAGCCTATGCAGTCCCGCCACGCCCGCATCGCTAAATTTGCGCGCGTCGTTACCTAGAAATCTCGCCGTTTCGTATGCCTCCTCTACTACCGCGCCATCTGCGGTGCCCGCGGAGACTATCGCGATGTAGCTTTGCGTGAGCGCGGGCTCTTTAAATTTGACGCTGATGACGCGGCCGCGAGCGTTAAACTCCGCCTGCGGCAAGATTTCGAGCACCCGCTTGAAAACCCGCTCGTTTGTGCGCGTGATCAGGATGTTTTGCCCTCTCGCGCCGATCGCACCAGCGATACGTAAAATTTCATCATCCGTCTTGCCCTCGCCGTAGATTACTTCGCCCGCGCCGTTTCGCAGGGCGCGCTGGGTGTCGATTTTGGCGCAGCCCACGTCCTCGTAGGGGTAGTTTTTCAGGTATTTTAGTGCCTCTTGCTCGTTCACTCGGCCGCTTTTTATCCCCGCAAAAAGCTCTAAAATTTCATCCTCTCTCATGCAAAACATCCTCTCTAAGCCCCTTTAGATCGAGCGTCACATCCGCAGCGCCGAGCATCACGAGCTGCCTAACGACGCTTTTAAATTTCGCGTCGTTTAGGAAGTCTCGCATGCTAGAAAAGGGCATTTGCAGCTTTATATTTTTGCGGTCGCACCGCGCGCGGACGTTTGCGTAACCGCTTACGATGAGTAGATTTTCCGCGGCTTCTATCAAATTTAGCTCGCTCTCATCGATCTCGCGCCCGTGCGGCAGGCGCGTTAGCAAGCACGCGTAGCCGGGCTTTTCGGCGGTTGGCAAGCCCAGCTCGCGAGATAGCTCGCGGATCTCGGATTTGGTTAAATTTATCAGCGGCGAGAGTACGCCTAGCTCCTCTTTTGCTTTGAGCCCGGGGCGGTGTTCGCCCAGATCGTCGCGGTTCGTGCCGTCTGCGACGCGGCTAAAGCCAAGCTCACGGGCGCGCTCGATCAGGCGCGAAAACACCGCCTTTTTGCACAGATAGCAGCGATTTTCGGGGTTATCTTTGATCTCCTCCGCGACGCCTAGCTCTAAAATTTCGTGCCTGATGCCGTAGATGCGGGCAAATTCCACGGCTTCGGCGATC encodes the following:
- a CDS encoding helix-turn-helix domain-containing protein, with product MAVNYNKLWKLLIDRGLNKTQLKDLAHVSTNAIAKLGKNEPVSIETLVKICIALECNVGDIMDIVNKETEYGIKQDI
- a CDS encoding DNA-methyltransferase, whose product is MELNKIYNMDCVEGINSLVPDESIDLIIADPPYFKVVGEKWDYIWRTEEDYLEWSKVWIKEAVRVIRIGGSFYLFGYFRMLSRLLPILEDAGLELRQQIILNKGMQAVSGRATKNYKIFPNVTESILFLYKDPKPFAKSFLRQRQKDLCLTAKEINEKLGVKSNGGGMWSIYTGKNVCKQLPTEELWNKLQIILDFDIPYSKISQTYNAQLGITDVWGDINFYSEKRFHPTQKPQKLIDRLVIASSNKGDIVLDPFMGGGSTAVSCVLNSRNYIGFELDKEYYDKSIERLNCRQLSLLI
- a CDS encoding MamI family restriction endonuclease; this translates as MLNYRLQTLEASEALIKDLYVDLRTKVNAWSEITQQTPQARMGYVGQHLVSVVTGYPGGKSGARGYDLVMNNGGYGEIKTCYRVDQLGVCLNCKTVVSSLETSCSACGSTNIDRKDDSKWLISLRNETEFAEVIEPIKYYFVLFEFLDIYDSSNNDIKATIWEVDSLNKGFAYCMVDYYLNIRASSKSKAPFNMWPYEFKFALTKPVLIYKSIIKTDGSINTLVFPTMNNTYEDELKPLVDYARATTITIDSLQKVICRLMDGSITGYSKMEPLNLLEKFRVQMGSLTTSSSKRELLNLLEKFRVQNGITNADLCDTFAEEIYLPLIIPKKSDIPTEIKSKFPELA
- a CDS encoding helix-turn-helix domain-containing protein is translated as MNIKELFGTNLRKFRTQKEYSQEKLAELCGLHRTYISDIECFQRNVSLENIQKIAEALEIKSYMLLVEEKESNA
- the ttdB gene encoding L(+)-tartrate dehydratase subunit beta; the protein is MSKKILTTPIAPDDLADIKIGDVIYLTGHIVTCRDVPHRRVVQEGRELPLDIRGGAILHAGPIIRKTGEKSFEIVSVGPTTSMRMEKFEREFIAKTGVRLIVGKGGMGEGTMSGCKEFGAIHCVFPAGCAVVAATQVEEIESADWTELGMPETLWKYRVKEFGPLIVSIDAHGNNLFEQNKVKFNEKKDAALAEILPQVGFIK
- the ttdA gene encoding L(+)-tartrate dehydratase subunit alpha, whose amino-acid sequence is MDKEKAVQKMTEVMAKFVGYTGKVLPDDVTAKLSELAERETQPLAREIYKTMFENQRLAKELDRPSCQDTGVIQFFVRCGANFPLIGELEELLREAVLRATREAPLRHNSVETFDEYNTGKNVGKGTPSVFWEIVPQSSECEIHTYMAGGGCSLPGKATVLMPGMGYEGVVKFVMDIMTSYGINACPPLLVGVGTSIDVASLLSKKALMRPLGSTNPNERAALTEKLLEDGINKIGLGPQGMSGASSVMGVHIENCARHPSVIAVAVNVGCWSHRKGHIVWDAGLNFDVKSHKEFAL
- a CDS encoding DUF2809 domain-containing protein, which produces MREANLREQKSATKLAQNMQTRQSARTRLAFLAVAVLILAIEIYIAICVKGGFVRHYAGDVLAVILLYTLTRATFSEPPLNLPLKIFAFAAALELAQYLGAVQILGIENKILKVMIGGTFDFADLLCYAAGCVLAGAAEKFESKNQQRRSDG
- the larB gene encoding nickel pincer cofactor biosynthesis protein LarB, with translation MREDEILELFAGIKSGRVNEQEALKYLKNYPYEDVGCAKIDTQRALRNGAGEVIYGEGKTDDEILRIAGAIGARGQNILITRTNERVFKRVLEILPQAEFNARGRVISVKFKEPALTQSYIAIVSAGTADGAVVEEAYETARFLGNDARKFSDAGVAGLHRLIANLEQIRGAKVVIAVAGMEGALASVLAGLVRVPVIAVPTSVGYGASFGGLAALLAMLNSCANGVSVVNIDNGFGAAYNASLINHL
- the larE gene encoding ATP-dependent sacrificial sulfur transferase LarE; this translates as MTKLEKLKADLRGLGELAVAFSGGADSSLLLRAAHDALGERAIGITIRSPYMSSREIAEAVEFARIYGIRHEILELGVAEEIKDNPENRCYLCKKAVFSRLIERARELGFSRVADGTNRDDLGEHRPGLKAKEELGVLSPLINLTKSEIRELSRELGLPTAEKPGYACLLTRLPHGREIDESELNLIEAAENLLIVSGYANVRARCDRKNIKLQMPFSSMRDFLNDAKFKSVVRQLVMLGAADVTLDLKGLREDVLHERG